One Bacteroidota bacterium genomic window carries:
- a CDS encoding phage tail protein yields the protein MFKYPPIGLHFSVNFIGLVALMPGIPDIGFQEVTGLDVTVTTEEFKEGGENRFSHKLPTTATFSNITLKRGMLNHSQLISWFKKGVEEFHFTPSDLLITLLNEDHVPLHAWNVVQAYPVKWSVTGLNAQEPQLMVEQVELAYQYYRAIPII from the coding sequence ATGTTTAAATACCCACCCATAGGGCTGCACTTTAGTGTAAATTTTATTGGCTTGGTGGCTCTGATGCCGGGCATACCCGACATTGGCTTTCAGGAAGTTACAGGGCTTGATGTTACTGTAACTACCGAAGAGTTTAAAGAGGGAGGTGAAAACCGTTTCTCGCACAAGCTGCCTACTACTGCCACATTTAGCAACATTACACTTAAACGCGGAATGCTCAACCATTCACAGCTAATCTCTTGGTTCAAAAAAGGAGTTGAGGAGTTTCATTTTACTCCGTCAGACCTGTTAATCACCTTGCTGAACGAAGACCACGTACCCCTGCACGCATGGAACGTGGTACAGGCTTACCCTGTGAAATGGAGTGTAACGGGATTAAACGCTCAAGAACCTCAACTGATGGTAGAACAGGTGGAGCTTGCCTACCAATACTATAGAGCCATCCCAATTATTTAA
- a CDS encoding PaaR repeat-containing protein, whose product MAAAATVGDASTHGGSIVGPGVANVLVGGKPAAVLGDMHTCPLPPQSGHVPSSPFTSGSGTVLIGGKPALRTSDTCACGAMSAVGCPTVIIGG is encoded by the coding sequence ATGGCAGCAGCAGCAACAGTAGGAGACGCAAGTACACACGGGGGCAGCATTGTAGGCCCCGGTGTAGCCAATGTTTTGGTAGGAGGCAAACCCGCCGCCGTGCTGGGCGATATGCACACCTGCCCCTTACCGCCCCAATCGGGGCACGTACCGTCAAGCCCTTTTACAAGCGGCTCAGGCACTGTGCTTATAGGCGGCAAACCTGCCTTGCGCACTTCTGATACCTGTGCCTGCGGAGCCATGTCGGCAGTAGGCTGCCCAACTGTAATTATTGGAGGATAA
- a CDS encoding phage tail sheath family protein has product MATYTTPGVYIEEVSLLPASVAPVATAIPAFIGRTQIALDGQKKAITKPFRITSMPEYVRFFGEGASENAVLSVAITDDGTDVATAVRTITVTEDNTKVSGKYMYYALQMYFANGGGPCYIVTIGDYNDGGGFDFDTAVSNAIKSLEKQDEPTILVFTDKPATNYKVAYDAALAQAQKLKDRVVLMDIWGETGNSFNDAKTFRDNHVSANNLSYGMCYYPFLQTTLKYTVDESTLTVTHTKAHSGTSYNGNTLAAIKTANPNLYSQLIAKIKEKTITVPPTPAIAGIYARVDNQRGVWKAPANESVLSIVGPTIKVTAEEQGVLNVDATSGKSINVVRTFTGKGTLVWGARTLAGNDNEWRYVNVRRFYNFAEESIKKASEFVVFEPNDANTWVRVKTMIENFLTTLWRQGALQGAVPADAFFVNVGLGVTMTSLDILEGRLNIEIGMAVVRPAEFIILKFSHLLQKS; this is encoded by the coding sequence ATGGCAACTTATACAACACCCGGGGTATATATAGAAGAAGTATCCCTGCTGCCTGCAAGCGTGGCTCCTGTGGCAACCGCCATACCTGCCTTTATAGGCCGCACACAAATAGCCCTTGACGGGCAAAAGAAAGCGATAACAAAACCGTTTCGCATTACATCAATGCCCGAATACGTAAGGTTTTTTGGCGAAGGTGCCAGCGAAAACGCAGTGCTTTCAGTTGCTATTACCGATGATGGTACTGACGTAGCGACAGCCGTGCGCACCATTACCGTAACCGAAGACAATACAAAAGTATCGGGCAAGTATATGTATTACGCCCTGCAAATGTACTTTGCTAATGGTGGCGGCCCTTGCTACATTGTTACTATTGGTGATTATAACGATGGCGGCGGCTTTGATTTTGACACGGCGGTTTCTAACGCAATAAAATCGCTTGAAAAGCAAGACGAGCCTACAATATTGGTGTTTACAGATAAGCCAGCTACCAACTACAAAGTAGCTTACGATGCAGCATTGGCACAAGCGCAAAAACTAAAAGACCGCGTAGTGTTAATGGACATTTGGGGCGAAACCGGAAACAGCTTTAACGATGCCAAAACCTTTAGAGATAACCACGTAAGCGCAAACAACCTTAGCTATGGTATGTGCTACTACCCCTTTTTGCAAACTACCCTTAAATACACCGTTGACGAATCAACACTAACGGTTACCCACACAAAAGCACACTCAGGCACCAGCTATAACGGCAACACATTGGCAGCCATTAAAACGGCTAATCCCAACTTGTACAGCCAGTTAATAGCCAAGATAAAAGAAAAAACCATTACCGTGCCCCCTACCCCTGCTATTGCAGGCATATATGCCCGTGTTGACAACCAGCGCGGAGTATGGAAAGCCCCTGCAAATGAGTCGGTGTTGAGCATTGTAGGCCCTACCATTAAAGTAACTGCCGAAGAACAAGGAGTGCTGAACGTGGATGCTACCAGCGGAAAAAGTATCAACGTGGTACGCACTTTTACCGGCAAAGGCACACTGGTTTGGGGTGCGCGCACACTGGCCGGTAATGATAACGAGTGGAGGTATGTGAACGTACGCCGCTTTTACAACTTTGCCGAAGAAAGCATTAAAAAAGCTTCGGAGTTTGTGGTGTTTGAACCCAACGATGCTAACACATGGGTGCGGGTAAAAACCATGATTGAGAACTTTTTAACTACCCTTTGGCGACAAGGTGCCTTGCAAGGCGCTGTGCCCGCTGATGCCTTCTTTGTAAACGTAGGTCTTGGTGTAACAATGACCTCGTTGGATATACTGGAAGGCCGCTTGAACATTGAAATAGGTATGGCCGTTGTCCGTCCTGCCGAGTTCATCATCCTAAAATTCTCACACCTGTTACAAAAATCATAA
- a CDS encoding GPW/gp25 family protein, with amino-acid sequence MNTFLGRGWTFPPAFFKHAAGGNAGVHLAQGEEDINQSLEILFSTALGERVMQPQYGGDLQDLMFEGMDIGLLTRLKDRVRKAIIYFEPRIKLDNVKTLVTETEGLIMLVVEYTVISTNTRNNMVYPFYLKEATDI; translated from the coding sequence ATCAATACATTTTTAGGCAGAGGATGGACATTTCCGCCCGCCTTCTTTAAGCATGCCGCAGGCGGTAATGCAGGCGTACATCTTGCACAAGGAGAAGAAGACATTAACCAAAGCCTCGAAATACTGTTTTCAACTGCCTTGGGTGAGCGGGTAATGCAACCCCAATACGGCGGCGACTTGCAGGACTTAATGTTTGAAGGCATGGACATAGGCTTGCTAACCCGATTAAAAGACCGTGTGCGCAAGGCTATTATCTACTTTGAACCCCGCATAAAACTAGATAATGTGAAAACCTTGGTTACCGAAACCGAGGGTTTAATTATGCTAGTGGTTGAATACACGGTGATAAGCACCAACACCCGCAACAACATGGTGTACCCTTTTTATTTAAAAGAAGCTACCGATATATAG
- the vgrG gene encoding type VI secretion system tip protein VgrG, translating into MPAALEIASFEILVNGTALGGQYGLLSIATNSSVNKIPVAKIVLMDGDNATQDFPHSNEDIFAPGAEIQVNAGYGSDKQAIFHGIITKHGIKINNYENPNLELECRHKAVVLTGARKNKVYNDVKDADIFDELIGAASIDKDIESTSVTHKEMVQYNCTDWDFIVTRAELNGKWVLINQNKIEIKAPAGGSAETTFNFGLDTYEFEAEIDARDQFPAVKAKTWNYTNQEITESEASEPSLATQGDLDGSTLSSVMEWEDYTVYHGGKIDETENKAWADSRLLYSRLSKIQGRIRVSGQHSYATGTLINFQGFGNRFNGTTVITAVNHYFNNEMGWYCDLQFGITKDLFAHRYDDVVEKPASGLLPAVNGLQIGIVTAIHNDPDGESRVKVKLPLVDNEGEGIWARMTAPDAGDSHGWIFFPELNDEVVLGFLNDDPRNPIILGKLYSSGIPPMIEATEDNNEKGIVTRSGMKLVFNDESPSVTIETPGGYSVVIDEAEGSIVAKDANNNTLTLSSDGITLESGADITLKATGDVKIEGVNVEISASAKFKGEGSAGSEVSSGGTTTIKGSMVQIN; encoded by the coding sequence ATGCCCGCCGCATTAGAAATTGCATCGTTTGAGATATTGGTGAACGGAACAGCCCTTGGCGGGCAGTACGGCCTTTTGAGCATTGCCACCAACAGCAGTGTGAACAAAATACCCGTTGCCAAAATTGTGCTGATGGACGGCGACAATGCCACGCAGGATTTTCCGCACAGCAACGAAGACATATTTGCGCCCGGAGCTGAAATACAAGTGAACGCAGGATACGGCTCTGATAAGCAAGCCATTTTTCACGGCATCATTACCAAACACGGCATAAAAATAAACAACTATGAAAACCCGAACCTTGAATTGGAGTGCCGCCACAAGGCTGTAGTACTAACCGGTGCGCGCAAAAACAAAGTGTACAACGATGTAAAAGATGCTGACATTTTTGATGAGTTGATAGGGGCAGCATCGATTGATAAAGACATTGAAAGCACCAGCGTAACCCACAAAGAAATGGTGCAGTACAACTGTACCGATTGGGATTTTATAGTAACCCGCGCCGAACTGAACGGCAAATGGGTACTAATCAACCAAAATAAAATAGAAATAAAAGCCCCCGCAGGGGGTTCAGCCGAAACTACCTTCAACTTCGGACTGGATACTTACGAGTTTGAAGCGGAGATTGATGCCCGCGACCAGTTTCCCGCTGTAAAGGCAAAAACTTGGAATTACACCAATCAGGAGATTACTGAAAGCGAAGCCTCTGAACCCAGCTTGGCCACACAAGGAGATTTAGACGGAAGCACTCTTTCGAGTGTGATGGAGTGGGAAGATTATACCGTGTATCACGGCGGAAAAATTGATGAAACAGAAAACAAAGCTTGGGCCGATAGTAGGCTCCTATACAGTCGACTTAGCAAAATACAAGGCCGCATCAGGGTTTCGGGGCAGCATAGCTACGCCACTGGAACATTAATCAACTTTCAGGGCTTTGGAAACCGCTTTAACGGCACCACGGTAATCACTGCTGTGAACCATTATTTCAACAACGAAATGGGCTGGTATTGCGATTTGCAATTCGGGATTACCAAAGATTTGTTCGCCCACCGCTATGACGATGTTGTTGAAAAACCTGCCAGTGGATTACTACCCGCGGTAAACGGACTGCAAATAGGCATTGTTACCGCCATACACAACGACCCCGACGGCGAAAGCCGCGTGAAAGTGAAATTACCCTTAGTGGATAACGAAGGAGAAGGTATTTGGGCGCGCATGACAGCCCCCGATGCCGGCGACTCACACGGCTGGATATTTTTTCCTGAATTGAATGACGAAGTGGTATTGGGCTTCTTGAATGACGACCCACGCAATCCCATCATACTAGGAAAATTATACAGCAGTGGCATCCCCCCTATGATAGAAGCTACTGAAGACAATAACGAAAAAGGCATTGTTACCCGTAGCGGGATGAAGCTGGTATTTAATGATGAATCACCCAGCGTAACCATAGAAACTCCCGGCGGCTACAGCGTGGTAATTGATGAAGCCGAAGGCAGTATTGTAGCCAAAGATGCCAACAATAACACACTTACCCTAAGCAGCGACGGTATTACCCTTGAAAGCGGCGCTGATATCACCCTAAAGGCAACCGGAGACGTGAAAATAGAAGGCGTAAATGTGGAGATAAGTGCCTCTGCAAAATTTAAGGGAGAAGGTTCCGCAGGTTCCGAAGTATCATCGGGCGGCACCACCACTATAAAAGGAAGCATGGTACAAATAAACTGA
- a CDS encoding multidrug efflux SMR transporter, giving the protein MAWLTLIIAGLFEVGFTTCLSKAKNTVGTTAMWWWAGFFITLILSMLLLYKATRTLPMGTAYAVWTGIGAVGTVLIGITVFKEPADFWRAFFISTLIASIVGLKMITK; this is encoded by the coding sequence ATGGCTTGGTTAACATTAATAATAGCAGGATTGTTTGAGGTTGGGTTTACCACCTGCCTCAGCAAAGCCAAAAATACAGTAGGAACTACTGCTATGTGGTGGTGGGCAGGTTTTTTTATTACTCTAATACTAAGTATGCTTTTGTTGTACAAGGCTACCCGCACATTACCTATGGGTACTGCTTATGCTGTTTGGACAGGCATTGGAGCTGTTGGAACCGTCCTAATAGGTATCACAGTTTTTAAAGAGCCGGCTGATTTTTGGCGGGCTTTTTTCATTTCTACACTTATTGCTTCTATTGTAGGACTTAAAATGATAACAAAGTAA
- a CDS encoding DUF4255 domain-containing protein — translation MIHSALNFLTQEVNRYLNLKTGGAMSDLAVLTSVANSKGLAIPNKTIGVSLINIEEDRVSKDQQVKVRNTAGGFDARNPDIYLNLYVLFSANYTNNELADTGDDYIEGLKQLSNIIGFFQGKSVFTPANSPLMATLAPEIPKLVLELFSFTFEQMNNFWSVVGTNYLPSVLYKVRMITIQENSIEPAGLIENLGIDLAGKN, via the coding sequence ATGATTCATTCGGCCCTTAATTTTCTTACTCAAGAAGTGAACCGTTACCTGAACTTAAAAACAGGTGGGGCAATGAGTGATTTGGCAGTACTAACCAGCGTTGCAAACTCAAAAGGATTAGCTATACCCAACAAAACCATAGGGGTTTCACTAATAAACATCGAAGAAGACCGAGTATCAAAAGATCAACAGGTAAAGGTGCGCAACACCGCCGGAGGTTTTGATGCCCGCAATCCCGATATCTACCTTAATCTATACGTCCTCTTCTCTGCCAACTACACCAATAATGAGCTGGCAGATACAGGCGACGATTACATTGAGGGATTGAAACAACTGAGCAATATTATCGGCTTCTTTCAGGGTAAGAGTGTTTTTACACCTGCCAATTCGCCGTTGATGGCCACATTGGCTCCCGAGATACCCAAACTGGTGTTAGAGCTGTTCTCGTTTACGTTTGAACAGATGAATAATTTTTGGAGCGTAGTGGGCACTAACTATTTGCCCAGTGTGTTGTATAAAGTGCGGATGATAACTATACAAGAAAACAGTATAGAACCCGCAGGACTAATTGAAAACCTTGGTATTGACTTAGCAGGTAAAAACTGA
- a CDS encoding pyruvate dehydrogenase complex E1 component subunit beta, whose product MREIQFREALREAMSEEMRRDPNVFLMGEEVAEYNGAYKVSQGMLDEFGPKRVIDTPIAELGFAGIGVGAAMNGLRPIIEFMTFNFSLVAIDQVINSAAKTLSMSGGQFGAPMVFRGPTGNAGQLAAQHSQNFENWYANCPGLKVVVPSNPYDAKGLLKTAIRDNDPVIFMESELMYGDKGPVPEEEYLLPIGVANVVRQGTDVTIVSFGKMMKVAYETADELAKDGISAEVIDLRSVRPIDYDTIINSVKKTNRLVIVEEAWPLASISSEISYMVQRRAFDYLDAPIQRITNRDVPMGYARAMVDATVPTVQRTLEAIKSVMYA is encoded by the coding sequence ATGAGAGAAATCCAATTCCGTGAAGCACTGCGCGAAGCGATGAGCGAGGAAATGCGCCGCGACCCTAATGTATTTTTAATGGGCGAAGAAGTTGCCGAGTACAACGGTGCATACAAAGTGAGCCAAGGCATGCTTGATGAGTTTGGCCCTAAAAGGGTAATTGATACCCCTATTGCCGAGCTTGGTTTTGCAGGTATTGGCGTTGGAGCTGCCATGAACGGACTTCGTCCTATTATTGAGTTTATGACGTTTAACTTCTCGTTGGTGGCTATCGACCAAGTGATAAACAGTGCGGCTAAAACCCTAAGCATGAGCGGCGGGCAGTTTGGCGCACCGATGGTTTTCCGTGGCCCAACAGGAAACGCCGGCCAACTTGCTGCACAACACTCACAAAACTTTGAAAACTGGTATGCTAACTGCCCCGGTTTGAAAGTGGTGGTGCCCAGCAATCCATACGATGCAAAAGGTTTATTAAAAACGGCTATCCGTGATAACGACCCTGTTATTTTTATGGAAAGTGAGTTGATGTATGGCGATAAAGGTCCTGTACCGGAAGAAGAATACTTGCTTCCAATCGGAGTAGCCAATGTGGTAAGGCAAGGTACTGACGTAACCATTGTATCGTTTGGAAAAATGATGAAGGTTGCTTACGAAACTGCTGATGAGCTTGCAAAAGACGGTATTAGTGCTGAGGTAATTGATTTACGCAGCGTTAGACCTATTGATTATGATACCATCATTAACTCAGTAAAGAAAACTAACCGTTTGGTGATAGTTGAAGAAGCTTGGCCGCTTGCCTCTATCTCTTCAGAAATTTCATACATGGTACAACGTCGTGCATTTGATTACTTAGATGCCCCAATACAACGTATTACCAACCGTGATGTACCTATGGGGTATGCACGTGCAATGGTAGATGCTACTGTACCTACTGTACAACGCACACTTGAAGCAATAAAATCAGTAATGTACGCTTAA
- a CDS encoding phage tail protein: MATYPVPVFHFQVEWGGSRIGFTEASGLTVEVQPIEYREGVSPEYHTTKMPGIPKYSNITLKRGIYKGDNEFFKWLNTVKLNNIERRDITISLLNEEHAPVMVWKVRNCWPCKVEGPTLNSTGNEVAMESIELAHEGLTVEAV; the protein is encoded by the coding sequence ATGGCAACTTATCCAGTTCCGGTATTCCACTTCCAAGTTGAATGGGGTGGCAGCCGCATCGGTTTCACAGAAGCAAGCGGACTAACCGTTGAAGTACAACCAATTGAATACAGGGAAGGCGTATCGCCCGAATACCACACCACCAAAATGCCCGGTATTCCTAAATACTCAAACATCACCCTAAAAAGAGGTATTTATAAAGGCGACAATGAGTTTTTTAAATGGTTGAACACCGTGAAACTAAACAACATTGAGCGTCGTGATATTACCATCAGCTTGCTGAACGAAGAACACGCCCCTGTGATGGTGTGGAAAGTGCGCAACTGCTGGCCTTGCAAAGTTGAAGGACCAACGCTTAACAGCACCGGCAACGAGGTGGCAATGGAAAGCATTGAGCTGGCACACGAAGGTTTAACAGTAGAGGCTGTATAA
- a CDS encoding phage tail sheath family protein has product MATYTTPGVYVEEISTLPASIAPVATAIPAFIGYTKQRKENGVDFAVNTPKRITSLLEFEQMFGTTLNEAFTVSLTDPPAGSTDNATLTLNNPSSWSPYLLYYQVKMYFGNGGGPCWIVSVGNITPGGTLDATELENGLKSCEKEDEITLLVIPEIVKLGTSASRRQLNDAMLVQCNKLQDRFAVIDTLEGSASDSISTVAGNFRNNEVSLANLKYGAAYFPSLQTTINYLYDVSEIAIADTRTAPANIYNTKKVSYLNGTYIPAEGTISVGTNPTANKTLTINGTVFTFKAGDNTGSNIEIGANEGATATKIAEKINTHAATKDILTATKVGTTVELDAKGTMNGPAGNNITLASNDAGVTVPAKLSGGKDLSDLALYNKIIALLKEKTLTLYPSAAMCGVYASVDRNRGVWKAPANYSLAMVNKPNVDITDDEQGLLNVDATSGKSINAIRTFTGKGVLVWGARTLAGNDNEWRYVPVRRLYIFVEESIKKSTEFVVFEPNDANTWVKVKGSITNFLTGLWRDGALAGAKPEDAFFVNIGLGVTMTSLDILEGRMNIEIGMAAVRPAEFIILKFSHLLAKS; this is encoded by the coding sequence ATGGCAACATATACCACCCCAGGCGTGTATGTGGAAGAAATTTCTACACTGCCCGCAAGCATTGCCCCAGTAGCCACCGCCATACCTGCGTTTATTGGCTATACCAAACAACGAAAAGAAAACGGTGTAGACTTTGCCGTTAATACCCCTAAGCGAATTACATCGCTGCTTGAGTTTGAGCAGATGTTTGGCACTACGCTGAACGAGGCTTTTACAGTAAGTCTTACCGACCCTCCTGCGGGCTCAACCGATAATGCTACCCTAACCCTTAACAATCCATCGTCGTGGTCGCCATACTTGTTATATTATCAGGTAAAAATGTACTTCGGTAACGGAGGCGGACCTTGCTGGATAGTATCGGTAGGTAACATTACCCCCGGAGGCACACTTGACGCTACCGAGCTTGAAAACGGGCTTAAATCTTGCGAAAAAGAAGACGAAATAACCCTATTAGTTATCCCTGAAATTGTAAAGTTAGGTACATCAGCATCGCGCAGGCAACTGAATGATGCCATGCTGGTACAATGCAACAAATTGCAAGACCGCTTTGCGGTAATAGATACCCTTGAAGGCAGCGCCAGCGATTCAATAAGTACTGTTGCAGGTAATTTTAGAAACAACGAGGTATCACTGGCTAACCTTAAATACGGCGCCGCTTATTTCCCTTCGTTGCAAACTACTATTAACTATCTGTACGATGTGTCAGAGATTGCTATAGCCGATACCCGCACCGCTCCTGCAAACATCTACAACACAAAAAAAGTATCGTACTTAAACGGCACTTATATCCCTGCCGAAGGTACTATCTCAGTAGGTACAAACCCTACTGCCAACAAAACACTCACAATAAATGGCACCGTATTTACCTTTAAGGCCGGTGATAATACAGGCAGCAATATAGAAATAGGCGCAAACGAAGGTGCAACGGCTACAAAAATTGCAGAAAAAATAAATACCCACGCGGCTACTAAAGATATTTTAACCGCCACCAAAGTAGGCACGACGGTTGAGTTGGACGCCAAAGGAACTATGAACGGCCCTGCGGGCAACAACATTACGCTGGCATCAAACGATGCGGGGGTTACCGTGCCTGCAAAACTATCGGGCGGTAAAGACCTTAGCGACCTTGCTTTGTATAACAAGATTATTGCCCTGCTAAAAGAAAAAACACTTACGCTGTACCCAAGCGCAGCCATGTGCGGCGTATATGCCAGTGTTGACAGAAACCGCGGGGTTTGGAAAGCACCCGCAAACTACAGCCTTGCAATGGTAAACAAGCCTAACGTAGATATTACCGACGATGAGCAAGGCCTGCTAAATGTGGATGCTACCAGCGGTAAGAGCATAAATGCCATCCGCACTTTTACAGGCAAAGGAGTATTGGTATGGGGTGCCCGCACACTGGCCGGAAACGACAACGAGTGGAGGTATGTGCCCGTGCGCAGGTTATACATCTTTGTTGAAGAGAGCATAAAAAAATCAACGGAGTTTGTAGTATTTGAACCTAACGACGCTAATACTTGGGTAAAAGTAAAAGGTTCTATCACCAACTTTTTAACCGGACTTTGGCGCGACGGTGCATTAGCAGGGGCTAAACCTGAGGATGCCTTCTTTGTTAACATCGGTTTGGGCGTTACTATGACTTCGCTAGACATATTGGAAGGCCGTATGAATATAGAAATAGGAATGGCCGCAGTACGCCCTGCTGAGTTTATCATCCTGAAATTTTCACACCTATTGGCAAAATCATAA